CCGGGGCTGAAATCGGCCTCGGTCGGGATATGGATCACGGCGGGCGGGCGGCACGAACGCGCGCCCCAGAACGGCATCGCGCATTTCCTTGAGCATATGGCCTTCAAGGGCACGAAGCGCCGCAGCGCCCTGCGCATCGCCGAGGAGATCGAGGATGTGGGCGGATATATCAACGCCTATACCAGCCGCGAGATGACCGCCTACTACGCCCGCGTGCTGGAAGACGACGTGCCGCTGGCGCTGGACGTGATCGCGGACATCCTTCTGAACCCGACCTTCGATCCGCGCGAGATCGAGGTGGAGCGTGGGGTGATCCTGCAGGAGATCGGTCAGGCGCTGGACACGCCGGACGACATCATCTTCGACTGGCTGCACGAAGTCTCCTATCCGGGGCAGGCCTTCGGGCGCACCATCCTCGGCCCCGAGGAGCGGGTGGCAAGCTTCACGCGCGAGGATCTGCGCGCCTTCGTCGCCGAGCATTACGGCCCGGAGCGGATGATCCTTGCCGCCGCAGGTGCGGTCGATCACGACCGGATCGTGGCGCAGGCCGAGGCGCTGGTCGGCCATATGACCGCGGGTCGCGCCTCCGGCACCGAAACCGCCCATTTCACCGGCGGGGAACGGCGCGAGATCAAGACGCTGGAGCAGGCGCATTTCGCGCTCTCCTTCGCCGCGCCGGCCTACCGCGATGCCGATGTCTATGCCGCGCAGGTCTATGCAATGGCGATGGGCGGGGGCATGTCCTCGCGGCTGTTCCAGAAGATCCGCGAAGAGCGGGGCCTCTGCTACACCATCTTCGCCCAAGCCGGCGCCTATGAGGATACGGGGCAGATGACGATCTACTCCGGCACCTCGGCGGCGGATCTGGGCGATCTGACGGGGCTGACCATCGACGAGTTGCGCCGCGCCGCCGATGACATGACCGAGGCCGAGGTGGCCCGCGCCCGCGCGCAGATGAAGGCCGGGATGCTGATGGGCCTCGAAAACCCGTCCTCGCGCT
This DNA window, taken from Falsirhodobacter algicola, encodes the following:
- a CDS encoding M16 family metallopeptidase; translation: MSLRLTTLSNGFRIVTENMPGLKSASVGIWITAGGRHERAPQNGIAHFLEHMAFKGTKRRSALRIAEEIEDVGGYINAYTSREMTAYYARVLEDDVPLALDVIADILLNPTFDPREIEVERGVILQEIGQALDTPDDIIFDWLHEVSYPGQAFGRTILGPEERVASFTREDLRAFVAEHYGPERMILAAAGAVDHDRIVAQAEALVGHMTAGRASGTETAHFTGGERREIKTLEQAHFALSFAAPAYRDADVYAAQVYAMAMGGGMSSRLFQKIREERGLCYTIFAQAGAYEDTGQMTIYSGTSAADLGDLTGLTIDELRRAADDMTEAEVARARAQMKAGMLMGLENPSSRCERLARLLAVWGRVPDVDEVVAQIDAVTTRDVRAYGGRLLTAPAALAMYGQVGDAPDLADITRRLAA